The sequence below is a genomic window from Flavobacterium sediminilitoris.
ATAAATTAATTAATGATTTTTCATACGGTTTGTTTTTTTGGCAAGCTATTATACTTGTAATTTTAATTATATTATTAGCTAAATTTGCATGGAAGCCAATTATTGCTTCTTTATCAGCTCGTGAAGAAGGTATATCTAATGCTTTAATGGCTGCAGAAAACGCTAAAAAAGATTTAGCAAATTTAAAAGCAGATAACGAAAAGTTGCTAGTTGAAGCTCGTGCTGAAAGAGACGCAATGCTTAAAGAAGCTCGCGAAATGAAAGATACTATGATTGCTGAAGCTAAAAATGAAGCGGTAGAACAAGGTAACAAAATGATTGCTCAAGCAAAAGCAGCTATCGAAAACGAGAAAAATGCTGCAATGTCAGAATTAAAAAATCAAGTTTCTTCACTTTCATTAGAAATTGCAGAAAAAATATTAAGAGACGAACTGTCTAACAAAGATGCTCAAACTAAATTAGTTGAGAAGATGTTAGGTGATGCTAAATTAAATTAATTATGGCAGGAACTAGAGCAGCTATACGATATGCAAAGGCTATTCTGGATATAGCTAAAGCAAATAATAATGAAACAAATGTAAATGCTGATATGAATTCAGTAATTACAATTGTAAAAGAAAATGCAGAATTAAAAGAGTTTTTATATAACCCAGTTGTAAAAGGGCCTTCTAAATTTGCTGTATTATCTGAAATTTTTGCTTCAGCTCAAAATGAAACTAAAGGACTTTTTCAATTACTTTTAGAAAATAAAAGATTTGAAATATTACCAGCTATTGCATCACAATATAATGCATTGTTTGATGAATCAAATGGTTTAGAAACAGTAGTAGTTACAACTGCTCTACCTTTAACATCAGATTTAGAGAGCAAAGTATTGGCGAAAATAAAAGAGTTTTCAACAAAACAAATTACCATAAATAATGTAATAGACCCATCAATTATAGGTGGATTTATACTTAGAATGGGTGACAAACAATATAATGCGTCTGTAGTGAACAGATTGCAACAATTAAAAAGAGAGTTTAGTAATTAATAATATAGATCGCACTTAGTTAGTGTTAAAATTATAAATTAAGATGGCTGAAATTAAACCTGCTGAAATATCAGCAATATTAAAAAAACAATTATCAGATTTTCAATCTGGTGCTACATTAGAAGAAGTGGGAACTGTCCTTCAAGTTGGAGATGGAATTGCTCGCGTTTACGGATTATCTAATGCTCAATACGGAGAATTGGTTCAATTTGAAAATGGATTAGAAGCAATCGTTTTAAATTTAGAAGAAGACAATGTTGGAGTAGTATTATTAGGTCCTTCTACGGGAATTAGAGAAGGTTCAACAGTAAAAAGAACACAACGTATTGCGTCATTAAAAGTTGGTGAGCAAATTGTTGGACGTGTTGTTGATACTTTAGGAAACCCTATCGATGGTAAAGGTCCTATAGGTGGAGAATTGTATGAAATGCCATTGGAAAGAAAAGCTCCTGGAGTTATCTATCGTCAACCAGTAACTGAACCATTACAAACAGGTATTAAAGCTATCGATGCTATGATTCCAGTTGGTAGAGGACAACGTGAATTAGTAATTGGTGACCGTCAAACTGGTAAAACATCAGTTTGTATTGATACAATCTTAAATCAAAAAGAATTTTACGATGCTGGGAAACCAGTATTCTGTATATATGTTGCTGTAGGACAAAAAGCATCTACTGTTGCTGCTATTGCTAAAACATTGGAAGAAAAAGGAGCAATGGCTTATACAGTTATTGTTGCTGCTAATGCTTCAGATCCTGCTGCAATGCAAGTTTATGCTCCATTTGCTGGTGCATCAATAGGTGAATATTTCCGTGATACAGGTCGTCCTGCTTTAATTATCTATGATGATTTATCTAAACAAGCAGTTGCGTACCGTGAAGTATCTTTATTATTGAGAAGACCACCAGGTCGTGAAGCATATCCTGGAGACGTTTTCTATCTTCACTCAAGATTATTAGAAAGAGCAGCAAAAGTTATTGCTAATGATGATATTGCTAGAAATATGAACGATTTACCAGATTCGTTAAAACCAATCGTAAAAGGTGGAGGTTCTTTAACAGCTTTACCTATTATTGAAACACAAGCTGGTGACGTTTCTGCATATATCCCAACAAACGTAATTTCGATTACTGATGGTCAGATTTTCTTAGATGGAGATTTATTTAACTCAGGTGTGCGTCCAGCAATTAACGTAGGTATTTCTGTATCTCGTGTTGGAGGAAATGCACAGATTAAATCAATGAAAAAAGTTGCAGGTACTTTAAAATTAGATCAAGCTCAATATCGTGAATTAGAAGCATTTGCTAAATTTGGTTCTGATTTAGATGCTGTAACAATGAGTGTAATTGAAAAAGGAAAACGTAATGTTGAAATCTTAAAACAAGCGGTTAATGACCCATCTACAGTTGAAGATCAAGTTGCAATTATCTATGCAGGATCTAAAAACTTGTTAAGAGATGTGCCTGTTGAAAAAGTTAAAGAATTTGAAAAAGATTATTTAGCATTTTTAAACGCAAAACATAGAGATACATTAGATGCTTTAAAAGCTGGAAAGTTTGATGATAATATCACAGACGTGTTAGCTAAAGTGGCTAAAGAAATTTCATCAAAATATTAATAAAAGTATATTGTATTTATATACTGTATAGAAAGAAACACTATGTCAGTATATAAATACAATTTTTACAATATACAATTTGTAAGGAATGGCAAACTTAAAGGAAATTAGAAATAGAATTGGTTCAATTTCATCAACGATGCAAATAACATCGGCAATGAAAATGGTTTCTGCTGCAAAATTGAAAAAGGCTCAAGATGCAATTACAGCTATGCGTCCTTATGCAGAGAAATTGACAGAATTATTGCAAAATTTAAGTGCAACTCTTGATGGAAACACAGGAGGAGCTTTTGCTGAGCAAAGAGAAGTTAATAAAGTTTTGATTGTTGCTATAACTTCAAATAGAGGTTTATGTGGTGCTTTTAATTCAAATGTTATTAAAAGTGTTAAAAATAGAACTGAATTTTACTCAGGTAAAACAGTTGATGTTTTTGCTATCGGAAAAAAAGGAAACGATGTCTTGCGTAAAGTAAGTACAGTTATTGACAATCAAAGTGCTATTTTTGATAATCTAACTTTTGATAATGTTTCAGAAATTGCCGAAGTGTTAATGCAAAAATTTATTGATGGAGAGTATGATAAAATAGAAATTGTCTACAATCACTTTAAAAATGCAGCTACTCAAATTGTTAAAACGGAACATTTTTTACCATTAGAACCAATTACAGGAGGAGAAGCAATTGCATCGGATTATATTTTCGAACCATCTAAAGAAGAAATTGTTTTAACATTGATCCCGAAATCTTTAAAAACACAATTATACAAATCAATTCGTGATTCTTTTGCATCAGAACATGGTGCACGTATGACAGCTATGCATAAAGCAACAGACAATGCAACAGAATTAAGAAATCAATTAAAATTAACATATAACAAAGCTCGTCAAGCAGCAATTACTGGTGAAATATTAGAGATTGTTGGTGGTGCAGAAGCATTGAATAATTAATTTCTTTTTTAAATAATATTTTAAAAGGCTATTTGGATTTCCAAATAGCCTTTTTCTTATATTTGGATTGCATATTTTAAAATATTATTTTTAAAAATGTAACTTTAACAAAAATTTCACGTATAACTAGGAACAATATAACCAATAAGTAATGTCAAAAGAAAGTTTTAATTGGAAAAGTCTATTCATTAATGATTCAGATAATTCTTCAAGCAAGGAAGAATCAAAATCAAAACCAATTGAGAAAGCATCTCCTTCAACAGTTCAAACTAATAAATTTCCAGAAGAGAAAATAATAAATACAACAAATGAAAATTTTGCAAATCCATTTGTAAATGAAATTTTAGAAGTTTATGAAAAAGGATTTGAATCATTAAATTTAAACGATTTTGACTTTTTTGAAATGTATAAATCGGTGGCAATTGTTGGAATTACAAACCCACAGAGTTATCAAATGGCATTTACAATGGGTAAATCA
It includes:
- the atpA gene encoding F0F1 ATP synthase subunit alpha, with amino-acid sequence MAEIKPAEISAILKKQLSDFQSGATLEEVGTVLQVGDGIARVYGLSNAQYGELVQFENGLEAIVLNLEEDNVGVVLLGPSTGIREGSTVKRTQRIASLKVGEQIVGRVVDTLGNPIDGKGPIGGELYEMPLERKAPGVIYRQPVTEPLQTGIKAIDAMIPVGRGQRELVIGDRQTGKTSVCIDTILNQKEFYDAGKPVFCIYVAVGQKASTVAAIAKTLEEKGAMAYTVIVAANASDPAAMQVYAPFAGASIGEYFRDTGRPALIIYDDLSKQAVAYREVSLLLRRPPGREAYPGDVFYLHSRLLERAAKVIANDDIARNMNDLPDSLKPIVKGGGSLTALPIIETQAGDVSAYIPTNVISITDGQIFLDGDLFNSGVRPAINVGISVSRVGGNAQIKSMKKVAGTLKLDQAQYRELEAFAKFGSDLDAVTMSVIEKGKRNVEILKQAVNDPSTVEDQVAIIYAGSKNLLRDVPVEKVKEFEKDYLAFLNAKHRDTLDALKAGKFDDNITDVLAKVAKEISSKY
- a CDS encoding F0F1 ATP synthase subunit B produces the protein MDKLINDFSYGLFFWQAIILVILIILLAKFAWKPIIASLSAREEGISNALMAAENAKKDLANLKADNEKLLVEARAERDAMLKEAREMKDTMIAEAKNEAVEQGNKMIAQAKAAIENEKNAAMSELKNQVSSLSLEIAEKILRDELSNKDAQTKLVEKMLGDAKLN
- the atpG gene encoding ATP synthase F1 subunit gamma; this encodes MANLKEIRNRIGSISSTMQITSAMKMVSAAKLKKAQDAITAMRPYAEKLTELLQNLSATLDGNTGGAFAEQREVNKVLIVAITSNRGLCGAFNSNVIKSVKNRTEFYSGKTVDVFAIGKKGNDVLRKVSTVIDNQSAIFDNLTFDNVSEIAEVLMQKFIDGEYDKIEIVYNHFKNAATQIVKTEHFLPLEPITGGEAIASDYIFEPSKEEIVLTLIPKSLKTQLYKSIRDSFASEHGARMTAMHKATDNATELRNQLKLTYNKARQAAITGEILEIVGGAEALNN
- the atpH gene encoding ATP synthase F1 subunit delta, encoding MAGTRAAIRYAKAILDIAKANNNETNVNADMNSVITIVKENAELKEFLYNPVVKGPSKFAVLSEIFASAQNETKGLFQLLLENKRFEILPAIASQYNALFDESNGLETVVVTTALPLTSDLESKVLAKIKEFSTKQITINNVIDPSIIGGFILRMGDKQYNASVVNRLQQLKREFSN